A stretch of the Pseudomonas helvetica genome encodes the following:
- a CDS encoding WbuC family cupin fold metalloprotein: MAAPSFLDQALFTELAEKAAANPRGRQHHNFHQMEEPCHRMAVGLQPSTYVPPHRHLSDDKAETLLVLKGRLGVLLFDDAGQVIAKRILECGGDTLGIDLPAGVYHGLVVLEADSVMFECKAGPYRPVGEGEHAHWAPREGEPGVTEYQAWMRAQFD; this comes from the coding sequence ATGGCCGCGCCGAGCTTTCTCGATCAAGCACTGTTTACCGAGCTGGCCGAGAAAGCTGCGGCCAATCCTCGTGGCCGACAGCATCACAACTTCCATCAGATGGAGGAGCCGTGCCACCGTATGGCGGTGGGCTTGCAGCCATCGACGTACGTTCCGCCACATCGGCATTTGAGCGATGACAAGGCTGAAACCCTGTTGGTCCTCAAGGGCCGTCTGGGTGTGCTGCTTTTCGACGACGCGGGCCAGGTGATTGCCAAGCGAATCCTGGAGTGCGGCGGCGATACGCTGGGGATCGACCTGCCGGCCGGTGTTTATCACGGTCTGGTCGTACTCGAAGCAGACAGTGTGATGTTCGAATGCAAGGCCGGCCCGTATCGTCCGGTGGGCGAGGGTGAACACGCGCATTGGGCTCCCCGCGAAGGCGAGCCTGGCGTTACCGAGTATCAGGCCTGGATGCGCGCACAGTTCGACTGA
- a CDS encoding aldehyde dehydrogenase (NADP(+)), translated as MSAIIGHNFIGFGRSAAGDQVLHSVDAHSGELLPYGFSQASTEEVDDAAHFAARAYPIYRNLPATVRAGFLETIAEEIDALGDDFIAIVCRETALPAARTQGERARTSGQLRLFARVLRQGDFLGARIDRALPERQPLPRPDVRQWRIGLGPVAVFGASNFPLAFSTAGGDTAAALAAGCPVVFKAHSGHMATAELVAAAIIRAAQRSGMPEGVFNMIYGAGVGEALVKHPAIQAVGFTGSLKGGRALCDMAAARPQPIPVFAEMSSINPVLLLPAALAARSASIASELSASIVLGGGQFCTNPGLIIGLRSAAFSAFIEQLTAQINEKPPQTLLNSGTRRSYEGGVQRLLEHPRVTRLSGACTSGNQVQPQLFKADVSLLLEGDEVLQEEVFGPASIVLEVADEQELRLALCALHGQLTATLIAEPQDLALCAQLIPILEQKAGRLLLNGYPTGVEVCDAMVHGGPYPATSDARGTSVGSLAIERFLRPVCYQNCPDRLLPDALKNANPLGILRLVDGVNTREGLGDE; from the coding sequence ATGTCAGCCATTATTGGCCACAACTTTATCGGCTTCGGCCGCAGCGCCGCAGGTGATCAGGTTCTGCACAGCGTCGACGCCCACAGCGGTGAACTGCTGCCTTATGGCTTTAGCCAGGCCAGCACCGAGGAAGTCGACGACGCCGCCCACTTCGCTGCCAGGGCCTACCCGATTTATCGCAACCTGCCGGCCACGGTCCGCGCTGGTTTTCTCGAAACCATCGCCGAAGAAATTGACGCTCTGGGCGATGACTTCATCGCCATCGTCTGTCGCGAGACGGCTCTGCCCGCTGCGCGGACTCAGGGCGAACGGGCGCGAACCAGCGGCCAGTTGCGGCTGTTCGCCCGGGTGCTGCGTCAAGGCGACTTCCTCGGTGCGCGTATCGACCGCGCCCTGCCTGAGCGCCAACCTTTGCCACGGCCTGATGTGCGCCAGTGGCGCATCGGCCTGGGCCCGGTGGCGGTGTTCGGTGCGAGTAACTTTCCACTGGCGTTTTCCACCGCCGGTGGCGATACCGCCGCCGCCCTGGCCGCGGGTTGCCCGGTGGTGTTCAAGGCCCACAGCGGGCATATGGCAACCGCCGAGCTGGTAGCGGCAGCGATCATTCGCGCGGCACAGCGCAGTGGCATGCCTGAAGGCGTGTTCAACATGATTTATGGCGCGGGCGTCGGTGAGGCGCTGGTCAAACACCCGGCGATCCAGGCGGTGGGGTTCACCGGCTCGCTCAAAGGTGGCCGGGCGCTGTGCGACATGGCCGCTGCAAGGCCGCAGCCGATACCGGTGTTCGCCGAAATGTCGAGCATCAACCCGGTACTGCTGCTACCCGCCGCCCTCGCGGCCCGCAGCGCAAGCATCGCCAGCGAATTGAGCGCTTCGATCGTGCTGGGCGGCGGCCAGTTCTGTACCAATCCGGGGTTGATCATCGGCCTGCGCTCGGCGGCGTTCAGCGCCTTCATCGAACAACTCACCGCGCAGATCAACGAAAAACCGCCACAAACCCTGCTCAACAGCGGTACCCGGCGTAGCTATGAAGGCGGCGTGCAGCGCTTGCTCGAACATCCACGGGTGACGCGTTTGAGCGGCGCCTGCACGTCAGGCAATCAGGTGCAGCCGCAGTTGTTCAAGGCTGACGTCAGCCTGCTGCTTGAAGGGGATGAGGTGCTACAGGAGGAAGTGTTCGGTCCGGCCAGCATCGTGCTGGAGGTGGCCGACGAGCAAGAACTCAGGTTGGCGCTGTGTGCCTTGCACGGGCAACTGACCGCCACGCTGATCGCCGAACCGCAAGACCTTGCGCTGTGCGCGCAGCTGATACCGATCCTCGAACAGAAAGCCGGACGCCTGCTGCTCAACGGTTATCCGACCGGTGTCGAGGTGTGCGATGCAATGGTCCACGGCGGACCGTATCCCGCGACGTCGGATGCTCGCGGTACCTCGGTCGGCAGCCTGGCAATCGAACGGTTCCTGCGACCGGTGTGCTATCAGAACTGTCCGGACAGGTTACTGCCGGACGCCCTGAAGAACGCCAACCCACTGGGAATTTTACGTCTGGTCGATGGGGTGAATACCCGCGAAGGGTTGGGTGACGAATAG
- a CDS encoding dihydrodipicolinate synthase family protein: MSKHVNWSGVFPAVTTQFNPDFSIDYEGTHKVISGLVRDGVSGLVICGTVGENTSLSTEEKISLVEVARDAAAGRVPVISGVAEFTSANASKVAKEIQRVGADGIMLMPALVYSSKPFETAAHFRSVAASIDLPVMVYNNPPIYKNDVTPDILISLADCDNVVCFKDSSGDTRRFIDVRNEVGDRFVLFAGLDDVVLESIAVGAVGWVSGMSNAFPKEGETLFRLARDGRFKEAMPIYEWFMPLLHLDARPDLVQCIKLCEELMGRGTALTRPPRLGLLDHERSEVEALVKAALANRPSLPDVGL; encoded by the coding sequence ATGAGCAAGCACGTTAACTGGAGCGGCGTTTTCCCTGCGGTCACTACCCAGTTCAACCCGGACTTTTCCATCGACTATGAAGGCACGCACAAGGTCATCAGCGGGCTGGTGCGTGACGGCGTGTCGGGGCTGGTGATCTGCGGCACCGTCGGCGAGAACACCTCGCTGAGCACCGAAGAAAAAATCAGCCTGGTGGAAGTCGCCAGGGACGCCGCCGCAGGTCGGGTGCCGGTGATCTCCGGTGTTGCCGAATTCACCAGCGCCAACGCCAGCAAGGTCGCCAAGGAAATCCAGCGCGTGGGCGCCGACGGCATCATGTTGATGCCGGCGCTGGTCTACTCCTCGAAGCCCTTCGAGACCGCCGCGCACTTTCGCAGCGTCGCCGCCAGCATCGACCTGCCGGTGATGGTCTACAACAACCCGCCGATCTACAAAAACGATGTCACCCCGGACATCCTGATCTCCCTGGCCGACTGCGACAACGTCGTCTGCTTCAAGGATTCCTCGGGCGATACCCGGCGCTTCATCGATGTGCGCAATGAAGTCGGCGACCGCTTTGTGCTGTTCGCCGGGCTCGATGACGTGGTGCTCGAAAGCATCGCCGTCGGTGCGGTGGGCTGGGTTTCCGGAATGTCCAACGCCTTCCCGAAAGAAGGCGAGACGCTGTTCCGCCTGGCCCGCGACGGCCGCTTCAAAGAGGCCATGCCGATCTACGAATGGTTCATGCCACTGCTGCACCTCGATGCCCGCCCGGACCTGGTGCAATGCATCAAGCTCTGTGAGGAACTGATGGGCCGCGGCACGGCGCTGACCCGTCCACCTCGCCTGGGTCTGCTTGACCACGAGCGCAGCGAGGTCGAGGCGCTGGTCAAGGCCGCGCTCGCCAACCGCCCGAGCTTGCCGGACGTCGGTCTGTAA
- a CDS encoding proline racemase family protein, with protein MRSSKIIHVVSCHAEGEVGDVIVGGVAPPPGATLWEQSRWIAEDQTLRNFVLNEPRGGVFRHVNLLVPSKNPLADMAWIIMEPADTPPMSGSNSLCVATVLLDSGILPMTEPLTRLVLEAPGGLIEVTAQCRNGKAERVEVRNVVSFADKLDAWIEVEGLGSLQVDTAYGGDSFVIVDAQRLGFSLTADEAADLVASGLKITQAANEQLGFVHPLNPDWEHISFCQIAAPLDRTNGVASAANAVVIRPGKIDRSPCGTGCSARMAVLHAKGQLAVGEVFIGRSIIGSEFRCRIDSTSEIAGRPAIIPCLSGRAWITGTHQHLLDPSDPWPGGYRLSDTWPVDLTI; from the coding sequence ATGCGTTCGAGCAAGATCATTCATGTGGTGAGTTGCCACGCCGAAGGTGAAGTCGGTGACGTTATCGTCGGCGGCGTCGCACCACCGCCCGGCGCGACCCTGTGGGAGCAGTCGCGCTGGATTGCCGAGGACCAGACCCTGCGCAACTTCGTGCTGAACGAGCCGCGCGGCGGCGTTTTTCGTCACGTCAATCTGCTGGTGCCGTCCAAGAACCCGCTCGCCGACATGGCGTGGATCATCATGGAACCGGCTGATACGCCGCCGATGTCCGGTTCCAACTCGCTGTGCGTAGCCACGGTACTGCTCGACAGCGGCATTTTACCGATGACCGAACCGCTGACCCGGCTGGTGCTCGAAGCCCCCGGCGGCTTGATCGAAGTGACTGCCCAGTGTCGCAACGGCAAGGCCGAGCGGGTCGAGGTGCGGAATGTGGTGTCGTTTGCCGACAAGCTCGATGCCTGGATCGAAGTCGAAGGCCTCGGCTCGCTGCAGGTCGATACTGCCTATGGCGGCGACAGCTTTGTAATCGTCGATGCCCAGCGCCTGGGCTTCTCACTGACCGCCGATGAAGCCGCAGACCTGGTCGCCAGCGGCCTGAAGATTACTCAAGCGGCCAATGAACAATTGGGGTTCGTGCACCCGCTGAACCCGGACTGGGAGCATATTTCGTTCTGCCAGATCGCCGCACCGCTCGACCGCACCAACGGCGTGGCCAGTGCCGCCAATGCGGTGGTGATCCGCCCCGGCAAGATCGATCGCTCGCCCTGCGGCACCGGTTGCTCGGCGCGCATGGCGGTGCTGCACGCCAAAGGCCAACTGGCAGTGGGTGAAGTGTTCATCGGGCGTTCGATCATCGGTTCCGAGTTTCGTTGCCGGATCGACAGCACCAGCGAAATCGCCGGCCGTCCGGCCATTATCCCCTGCCTGTCCGGGCGCGCCTGGATCACCGGCACCCACCAGCATCTGCTCGACCCAAGCGATCCTTGGCCGGGCGGTTATCGACTGTCCGACACCTGGCCCGTCGACCTGACTATTTGA
- a CDS encoding amino acid ABC transporter ATP-binding protein, with protein sequence MIEIENVRKSFGNLEVVKGVDLTVKKGEVLSIIGGSGSGKSTLLMCINGLEAIQGGQIRVDGTPVHASGTDLNKLRQKIGIVFQQWNAFPHLTVMENVMLAPRKVLGKSRQEAEEIAVRQLTHVGLGDKLKVFPSKLSGGQQQRMAIARALAMSPDYMLFDEATSALDPQLVGEVLDTMRLLAEEGMTMVLVTHEIRFARDVSDRVAFFRDGKIHEIGSPDQVIGQPQRAETADFLKSVL encoded by the coding sequence ATGATTGAGATCGAGAACGTGCGTAAATCCTTCGGCAACCTGGAAGTCGTCAAGGGTGTCGACCTGACCGTGAAAAAAGGCGAGGTGCTGTCGATCATCGGCGGCTCGGGCTCGGGCAAATCGACCTTGCTGATGTGCATCAACGGCCTGGAAGCCATTCAGGGCGGGCAGATCCGCGTCGACGGCACGCCGGTGCATGCCAGCGGCACCGACCTGAACAAGTTGCGGCAGAAAATCGGCATCGTCTTCCAGCAATGGAACGCCTTCCCGCACCTCACGGTGATGGAGAACGTGATGCTCGCCCCGCGCAAGGTGCTCGGCAAAAGCCGTCAGGAGGCTGAAGAAATCGCCGTGCGCCAACTGACCCACGTGGGCCTCGGCGACAAGCTCAAGGTGTTTCCGAGCAAGCTCTCCGGCGGTCAGCAACAGCGCATGGCGATTGCCCGGGCGCTGGCCATGTCGCCGGACTACATGCTGTTTGACGAAGCCACCTCGGCCCTCGACCCGCAACTGGTCGGTGAAGTGCTGGACACCATGCGCCTGCTCGCCGAGGAAGGCATGACCATGGTCCTGGTGACCCACGAAATCCGTTTCGCCCGGGATGTGTCGGACCGGGTGGCGTTCTTTCGCGACGGCAAGATCCACGAAATCGGTTCACCGGACCAGGTGATCGGTCAACCGCAACGTGCAGAAACCGCCGACTTCCTGAAGTCGGTGTTGTAA
- a CDS encoding amino acid ABC transporter permease: protein MYTSSFTSGDFLYLLQGAGTTLLLTFWAMLIGTLLGVACGLIRALLPRVSLPLAWVLDVFRSVPLLIQFVLLNSFKSIVGLNWSAFTVACVILGAYSTAYCAEIVRGGVLSVPLSTRRAARSLGLSHRQDLLHIVLPMATRVAFPGWINLTLAVMKDTSLVLWIGIVELLRASQTIVTRLQEPLFVLALAGLIYYVMSLVIARLGARLEQRWQEND from the coding sequence ATGTACACCTCAAGTTTTACCTCGGGCGACTTCCTCTACCTGCTGCAAGGCGCCGGCACCACGCTGTTGCTGACGTTCTGGGCGATGTTGATCGGCACGTTGCTGGGCGTCGCCTGTGGCCTGATTCGGGCCTTGCTGCCGCGTGTGAGTCTGCCGCTGGCCTGGGTGCTGGACGTGTTTCGCAGCGTGCCGTTGCTGATCCAGTTTGTGCTGCTCAACTCGTTCAAGTCGATCGTCGGCCTGAACTGGAGCGCGTTCACCGTGGCCTGCGTGATCCTCGGCGCCTACTCCACCGCCTACTGCGCAGAAATCGTTCGCGGCGGCGTGCTCTCGGTGCCGTTGAGCACACGGCGAGCCGCCCGTTCGCTGGGCCTCAGTCACCGCCAGGACTTGCTGCACATTGTCCTGCCGATGGCCACGCGGGTGGCGTTTCCGGGCTGGATCAACCTGACACTGGCGGTCATGAAAGACACCTCGCTGGTGCTCTGGATCGGCATCGTCGAACTGCTGCGTGCTTCGCAAACCATCGTCACCCGGCTCCAGGAACCGTTGTTCGTCCTGGCCCTGGCCGGCCTTATCTACTACGTCATGAGCCTGGTGATCGCTCGTCTGGGTGCGCGGCTCGAACAGAGGTGGCAGGAAAATGATTGA
- a CDS encoding amino acid ABC transporter permease yields MFDYTFHWRAAFQALPEMLDGARITLEIAVLSMLAGTLIAMFLALGQLSDKRLLRAMAASWVSIARNTPALFQVYILYFGLGAFGIHMGSWLALLIGITFNNAGYLAETFRGGLNAVPETQLRAARSLGMSAPKAYRLVVLPQLLRVVFYPLTNQMVWALLMTSLGVVVGLTSDLTGVTQALNVKTFRTFEFFAIAAVLYFVLAKLVVLIARLLAWRLFRY; encoded by the coding sequence ATGTTCGACTACACCTTCCATTGGCGCGCCGCCTTCCAGGCGTTGCCGGAAATGCTCGACGGCGCGCGGATCACTCTGGAAATCGCGGTGCTGTCGATGTTGGCCGGCACGCTGATCGCCATGTTCCTGGCCCTCGGCCAACTGTCCGACAAGCGCCTGTTGCGGGCGATGGCCGCCAGTTGGGTGTCGATTGCACGTAACACGCCAGCCCTGTTTCAGGTGTACATCCTGTACTTCGGCCTCGGCGCCTTTGGCATTCACATGGGCTCATGGCTGGCATTGCTGATCGGCATCACCTTCAACAACGCCGGCTACCTGGCGGAGACCTTTCGCGGCGGCCTCAACGCCGTGCCGGAAACCCAATTGCGCGCAGCCCGCTCACTGGGCATGAGCGCACCGAAGGCTTATCGGCTGGTGGTCCTGCCGCAATTGCTGCGCGTGGTGTTTTACCCGCTGACCAATCAAATGGTCTGGGCCCTGCTGATGACGTCACTGGGCGTGGTGGTCGGCCTGACCAGCGACCTGACCGGCGTGACCCAGGCGCTGAACGTGAAGACCTTTCGCACCTTCGAGTTCTTCGCCATCGCCGCCGTCCTCTACTTCGTCCTGGCCAAGCTGGTGGTGTTGATCGCCCGCCTGCTGGCCTGGCGTTTGTTTCGGTACTAG
- a CDS encoding transporter substrate-binding domain-containing protein, with protein sequence MKNPAPAVFITALLSSAFIAQAQADKLDDIIESGSLRCAVTLDFPPMGFRDEKNTPAGFDVDYCNDLAKTLGVKAEIVETPFPDRIPALVSGRADVIVASTSDTLERAKTVGMTIPYFAFQMVVLTRSDAGIKSYDDLKGHSVGGPAGTFEAIALENDVKKWANAKGAFHAYQSLADAVLALSQGQIDATTVTSTVASSLIKSGKYKNLSVAGTAPYDIDYVSLGAKRNEFGLINYLNLFVNHQVRSGRYQELFAQWVGGTAPQLTASGVYR encoded by the coding sequence ATGAAAAATCCTGCACCCGCCGTCTTCATTACCGCCCTGCTGAGCAGCGCGTTCATCGCCCAGGCCCAGGCCGACAAACTCGACGACATCATCGAGTCCGGCAGCTTGCGTTGTGCGGTCACCCTGGACTTCCCGCCGATGGGTTTTCGCGATGAGAAGAACACCCCGGCCGGCTTCGATGTCGACTACTGCAATGACCTGGCAAAAACCCTCGGGGTCAAAGCCGAGATTGTCGAGACGCCGTTCCCTGACCGAATCCCGGCACTGGTTTCCGGCCGCGCCGACGTGATCGTCGCCTCCACCTCCGACACCCTGGAGCGGGCCAAGACCGTGGGCATGACCATTCCCTACTTCGCCTTCCAGATGGTGGTGCTGACCCGCAGCGACGCCGGGATCAAATCCTACGATGACCTCAAGGGCCACTCGGTGGGCGGCCCGGCCGGCACGTTTGAAGCCATCGCACTGGAAAACGACGTGAAGAAATGGGCCAACGCCAAGGGCGCTTTCCATGCCTACCAGTCGCTGGCCGACGCGGTGCTTGCGCTGAGCCAGGGGCAGATCGACGCGACGACCGTGACCTCGACGGTCGCCTCGTCACTGATCAAGTCCGGCAAGTACAAAAACCTCAGCGTCGCCGGCACCGCACCGTATGACATCGACTACGTGTCGCTGGGCGCCAAGCGCAATGAGTTCGGCCTGATCAACTACCTGAACCTGTTCGTCAATCACCAGGTGCGCTCCGGGCGGTATCAGGAGTTGTTCGCGCAATGGGTCGGCGGCACCGCGCCACAGCTGACGGCCAGCGGCGTGTATCGCTAA
- a CDS encoding AraC family transcriptional regulator: protein MTFPLTLPCPRDLPELLGSLQLITPLLDAMPGVVFFIKDTAARYVLINQTLAQRCGAKEPNALLGKTAEQVFPSHFGPHYTEQDRRVLSDGSPLSDQLELHLYPGREPGWCLTHKLALRDTQGRIIGMAGISYDLLAPQSSHPAYEKLAAVDGHIREHYAQHIALGELTALSGFSVAQLERLCKRIFQLTPRQMIHKARLGAATQLLSGELPITEIALRCGYTDHSAFSRQFKALTGVSPSQYRDNHR, encoded by the coding sequence ATGACGTTCCCCCTGACATTGCCCTGCCCCCGCGACCTGCCCGAGCTATTGGGCAGTTTGCAACTGATTACTCCGCTGCTCGATGCCATGCCCGGCGTGGTGTTCTTCATCAAGGACACCGCCGCCCGCTACGTGCTGATCAATCAGACCCTGGCCCAGCGCTGCGGCGCCAAAGAGCCCAACGCGCTTCTCGGCAAGACAGCTGAGCAGGTGTTTCCCTCGCACTTTGGCCCGCATTACACCGAGCAGGACCGGCGAGTACTGAGTGACGGCAGCCCGTTGAGCGATCAGCTGGAGTTGCACCTTTATCCCGGACGCGAACCTGGCTGGTGCCTGACCCACAAACTGGCACTGCGCGATACACAGGGCCGCATTATCGGCATGGCGGGGATTTCCTACGATCTGCTCGCGCCCCAGTCCAGTCATCCGGCTTACGAAAAACTCGCGGCGGTCGACGGGCATATCCGCGAGCACTACGCACAACACATTGCGCTCGGTGAGCTCACAGCCCTCAGCGGGTTTTCCGTGGCGCAACTGGAGCGCCTGTGCAAACGGATCTTCCAACTGACACCCCGGCAGATGATTCACAAGGCACGCTTGGGTGCAGCCACGCAACTGCTGTCGGGCGAACTGCCGATCACCGAGATCGCCCTGCGCTGCGGCTACACCGACCATAGCGCCTTCAGCCGCCAGTTCAAGGCGCTCACCGGCGTGTCCCCTTCGCAGTACCGCGATAACCATCGCTGA
- a CDS encoding FAD/NAD(P)-binding oxidoreductase gives MNVELLIIGAGPAGMAAALAAAPSGARIAIIDDNPAPGGQIWRDGVNAHLPASAQAHRQKLAAASNVQVFNSTRVVALAGPKKLLLEDPEHGWIIEYEQLILCTGARELLLPFPGWTLPGVTGAGGLQALIKGGMPVAGERLVIAGSGPLLLASAATAKTAGAQVLQIAEQAPLSAVARFALQLRKWPAKGLQAVQLFDRHYRCDSHVLEAYGDSHLQGVRLNRQGRIVDIPCKRLACGFGLIPNTQLAQALGCELKDDAIAVDTSQLSSLNGHYAAGECTGFGGSELALVEGAIAGLMAVGEVQQARALWPQRQHWQAFADQLRRSFALRDELKQLARPDTLICRCEDVALSALKTCTGWNQAKLHTRCGMGACQGRVCGAATRYLFDWPQPAPRPPFSPTRIDTLLQLAELPNGASVTVE, from the coding sequence ATGAATGTCGAGCTGCTGATTATCGGCGCAGGGCCGGCAGGCATGGCGGCCGCGTTGGCCGCCGCACCGAGCGGCGCACGCATCGCCATCATCGATGATAACCCGGCACCCGGCGGGCAAATCTGGCGTGATGGGGTTAACGCACACTTGCCAGCCAGTGCCCAGGCTCATCGCCAGAAACTCGCAGCGGCGAGTAACGTGCAGGTGTTCAACTCGACACGCGTGGTCGCCTTGGCCGGCCCGAAAAAACTGTTGCTGGAAGACCCAGAACACGGCTGGATCATCGAGTACGAACAACTGATTCTGTGCACCGGTGCCCGTGAACTGTTGCTGCCGTTTCCTGGCTGGACCTTGCCCGGCGTCACCGGCGCTGGCGGGTTGCAAGCGCTGATCAAGGGCGGCATGCCGGTGGCCGGCGAGCGACTGGTGATTGCCGGCAGTGGCCCGCTGCTGCTGGCCAGCGCCGCTACCGCGAAAACGGCTGGCGCTCAGGTTTTGCAGATTGCCGAACAGGCGCCACTGAGTGCGGTCGCCAGGTTCGCCTTGCAACTGCGCAAATGGCCGGCCAAAGGCCTGCAAGCGGTTCAACTGTTTGATCGTCACTACCGCTGCGACAGTCATGTCCTCGAAGCCTATGGCGACAGTCACCTGCAAGGCGTTCGCCTGAACCGTCAGGGGCGGATCGTCGACATCCCCTGCAAGCGACTGGCCTGCGGCTTCGGCCTGATCCCCAATACCCAATTGGCCCAAGCGCTGGGCTGCGAATTAAAGGACGACGCAATTGCCGTCGACACCAGCCAGCTCAGTAGCCTGAACGGGCACTATGCGGCGGGCGAATGCACAGGTTTCGGAGGCAGTGAACTGGCGCTGGTCGAAGGTGCCATCGCTGGGCTGATGGCCGTTGGCGAAGTGCAGCAGGCCCGCGCACTCTGGCCGCAACGGCAACACTGGCAAGCGTTCGCCGATCAGTTACGGCGCAGCTTTGCCCTGCGCGATGAACTCAAACAACTGGCCAGACCCGATACACTGATCTGCCGTTGTGAAGACGTGGCGCTGTCGGCGCTCAAGACTTGCACCGGCTGGAACCAGGCTAAACTGCACACCCGTTGCGGCATGGGCGCCTGCCAGGGGCGAGTCTGTGGCGCGGCGACCCGTTACCTGTTCGACTGGCCACAACCGGCGCCACGCCCGCCGTTTTCCCCAACGCGCATCGACACGCTGTTGCAGCTTGCCGAGCTTCCCAATGGCGCGTCCGTCACCGTAGAGTAA
- a CDS encoding (2Fe-2S)-binding protein: MIEVSLDGRSVAVDAGTTVAALLYLAGDGCSRTSVCGQRRAPFCGMGVCQECRVNIDGQRRLACQTTCRTGMRVETRP, encoded by the coding sequence ATGATTGAAGTGAGTCTCGACGGCCGCAGCGTAGCGGTCGATGCCGGCACGACGGTTGCGGCGCTGCTCTATCTGGCAGGCGACGGCTGCAGTCGAACCTCGGTCTGCGGTCAGCGCCGGGCACCTTTTTGCGGGATGGGGGTTTGCCAGGAGTGCCGGGTGAACATCGACGGTCAGCGCCGCCTCGCCTGCCAGACCACCTGCCGCACAGGCATGCGCGTGGAGACCCGGCCATGA
- a CDS encoding FAD-dependent oxidoreductase, with amino-acid sequence MNADVIVIGAGIVGSACAFELAQRGLDVLVLDSQRGGATAVGMGHLVAMDDNPAELALSQYSIELWRQWVPRLNPDCAYRNCGTLWLAANDEEMAGAEHKRQTLKARGIACEMLDPRALYEAEPMLRPGLSGALKVSDDGILYAPNAAHWLLKQNAGRITRRTVEVTQVDGNQLRLSSGERLRAEAVVLANGIHATELCPDLPIRPKKGHLLITDRYPGKIHHQLVELGYVTSAHASEGTSVAFNAQPRPTGQLFLGSSRQFDTTDLSVEPAVLARMLRRAIDYLPELAGMNAIRSWTGLRAATPDGLPLLGEHPQQAGLWLAAGHEGLGVTTAPGSAQLLAAQLCNSTPAIDPTPYLPGRFLSTAQGLRA; translated from the coding sequence ATGAATGCCGACGTCATCGTCATCGGCGCCGGCATTGTCGGCAGTGCCTGTGCCTTTGAGCTGGCGCAACGCGGGCTCGACGTGCTGGTGCTCGACAGCCAGCGCGGCGGTGCGACGGCAGTCGGTATGGGTCACCTGGTGGCGATGGATGACAACCCGGCCGAACTGGCGCTGAGCCAATACTCCATTGAACTCTGGCGGCAGTGGGTGCCGCGTCTGAACCCCGATTGCGCCTACCGCAATTGCGGCACGCTGTGGCTGGCCGCCAATGACGAGGAAATGGCCGGTGCCGAGCACAAACGCCAGACGCTCAAGGCCCGCGGCATCGCCTGCGAAATGCTCGACCCGCGAGCACTTTACGAAGCCGAGCCAATGCTCCGTCCCGGCCTGAGTGGCGCGCTGAAGGTCAGCGATGACGGCATTCTCTATGCGCCAAACGCCGCGCACTGGCTGCTCAAGCAAAACGCTGGGCGGATCACGCGGCGCACGGTCGAGGTCACGCAGGTCGACGGCAATCAGTTGCGCTTGAGCAGCGGCGAGCGGTTGCGCGCCGAAGCGGTGGTGCTGGCCAACGGCATCCACGCCACCGAGCTGTGCCCCGACCTGCCGATTCGCCCGAAGAAAGGCCATCTGCTGATCACCGACCGTTACCCCGGCAAGATCCATCACCAACTGGTCGAACTGGGCTATGTCACCAGTGCTCACGCCAGCGAAGGCACCTCGGTGGCCTTCAATGCCCAGCCACGTCCGACCGGGCAACTCTTTCTCGGCTCATCGCGTCAGTTCGACACCACCGACTTGAGCGTCGAACCGGCCGTGTTGGCGCGCATGCTGCGCCGGGCGATCGACTATTTGCCGGAACTGGCCGGGATGAACGCTATCCGCAGCTGGACCGGCCTGCGCGCCGCCACGCCCGATGGCTTGCCGCTGCTCGGCGAACACCCACAGCAAGCAGGTTTGTGGCTGGCGGCCGGGCATGAAGGATTGGGCGTGACCACCGCCCCCGGCAGCGCCCAGCTGTTGGCCGCGCAGCTGTGTAATTCCACCCCGGCCATCGACCCGACGCCTTACCTGCCGGGGCGTTTCCTGTCCACTGCACAAGGGTTACGCGCATGA